Within the Salinibacterium sp. TMP30 genome, the region ATATCGTAGACACGGCCATCCATCTGTTCGAACGGATTCGCGGGGTTGTTGCCCTCGCGAGCCCACCGCAGCGGCACGGTGTCACCAGCACGGATCGCCTTAACACCGCCTGTGACAGCAATCGAATAGGACTCGCCAGCACCGCGATAGCCATACCCCCACACGGGCACGACCGTCGGATGAGAAGCAAGAAGAGCCGCAATAACGTCAGGCTGCCAACGACAGTTCTCGATCCTCATTGCGTCAAGCAGATCCTCAAAGACAGGCTTCGCTTCGGCGGGAGTGATCGCTGAAGGGTCGCTAATGCTGGCAATGACGCGGTCCCATCCTTCTGGCGCAATAATCGACGCGGCCGACGTGCGAGTGTCAATCTTCTTCCACGGCCAAAAGTTCCAACCGATCCCGTGCGACTCATACAGACGGAACGCCGCATACAACCACTCGAGTGTGTTCTCGCCACCCTCACCCATGTAGATGGGCAGTCCAAGACGATCCCGAACCTCAAGGAACGCCGAAATCGACTCGGTGTCGGGCGACGACCAGTACTTGTGGAACTGCAGCAGCGAGTTGTCGTCCCACCCCTCGGTGAAGATGTCCCAGTTCGTGGCCCAGTGCGTACCCTCATAAACAATGAGATGGTCGGGGTCGATCGCTCGGATTTCGCGTGTCAGGTCACGGTAGAGATCAGTGAGAGCATCCGCGTAGGTGTGCTGCCATTCGTTTGGCAGCGGCTCATTGAGGAGGTCGTATCCCATCACGACAGTCTCGTCGCGGTAGCGAGTCGCAAGATCCTGCCACAACCGCACGGTGAGTTCGCGGTAGCGCGGCTCCATGAACAACTCCGGCAGATTGTGCGGCGAATCATCAATGTTGGTGCCCGTCTGACCGCCCGGTGCCCCATGAAGATCGAGCATCACCCACAGCTTGTGTTCACGACACCACTCGATGAGCCGATCGATCATGGCGTAACCGGCCTCGATCGGTTCGCCGTTCTCATCCTGAATAACGCGCGAATTGATCGGCAACCGAACATGGTCGAAACCGGATGCCGCGATAAGAGCAATGTCCGCTTCAGCAAT harbors:
- a CDS encoding cellulase family glycosylhydrolase, giving the protein MTDLMLATPAFEPRPASFDGFVHAQHARLVDGLGRELLLRGVGLGNWMLPEGYMWKFGPGAESPREIERLTERLLGEAAAERFWEGFRTNFIAEADIALIAASGFDHVRLPINSRVIQDENGEPIEAGYAMIDRLIEWCREHKLWVMLDLHGAPGGQTGTNIDDSPHNLPELFMEPRYRELTVRLWQDLATRYRDETVVMGYDLLNEPLPNEWQHTYADALTDLYRDLTREIRAIDPDHLIVYEGTHWATNWDIFTEGWDDNSLLQFHKYWSSPDTESISAFLEVRDRLGLPIYMGEGGENTLEWLYAAFRLYESHGIGWNFWPWKKIDTRTSAASIIAPEGWDRVIASISDPSAITPAEAKPVFEDLLDAMRIENCRWQPDVIAALLASHPTVVPVWGYGYRGAGESYSIAVTGGVKAIRAGDTVPLRWAREGNNPANPFEQMDGRVYDIAEELVVDLSAGDWLEYELTGAAVARVVDGDGRDAAVRVEQTARGIRVIATAETTVSRIYPSGSDKTW